One genomic window of Psychrobacillus sp. INOP01 includes the following:
- a CDS encoding ReoY family proteolytic degradation factor has product MTASVSVGEKKEFVRWFLKKYQMKRRECVWILNYLISHETLLNNVHFVEEAHYCPRAMIMSVTTSSGIPFRFYKGSIMTADAEKSFHDLRLHPEEDMYIQLNFQMMPPSPEYLAVLEENPYMPKYLQISEKDKLIAEDIVSESLYSFQVEQLKKQIDQAIDENNKEKFMELSSLWKQIQHKEV; this is encoded by the coding sequence GTGACTGCTTCTGTTTCAGTTGGTGAGAAAAAAGAATTTGTTCGGTGGTTTTTAAAAAAGTATCAGATGAAAAGAAGAGAGTGCGTGTGGATCTTGAATTACTTGATAAGCCATGAAACATTGTTAAATAACGTACACTTTGTGGAGGAGGCGCATTATTGTCCTCGAGCGATGATCATGTCGGTTACGACGTCTTCAGGTATCCCGTTTCGCTTTTACAAGGGAAGTATTATGACTGCTGATGCTGAAAAGTCCTTCCATGATTTGCGATTACACCCAGAAGAGGATATGTATATCCAATTGAACTTTCAAATGATGCCACCTAGTCCAGAATATTTGGCAGTTTTAGAAGAGAATCCATATATGCCAAAATATTTGCAGATTAGTGAAAAGGATAAATTGATAGCAGAGGATATAGTTAGTGAAAGCTTGTATTCATTTCAAGTGGAACAACTAAAAAAGCAGATTGATCAAGCAATTGATGAAAATAACAAAGAAAAGTTTATGGAACTTTCTTCGTTATGGAAGCAAATACAACATAAAGAGGTTTAG
- a CDS encoding YpiF family protein, with protein sequence MHWNGKDSKVFQAQKEFIDTAVIPLIQIDGSDEGFQFAASAADFTLSLANVIENQFKGRIVLFPSFSYTRSQDKQSVFESWQEELNKASFKHIFYVTSDREWSTMGEEQNIIWIPSVPLDSMDQKMRNSVLEDQLRQLIPIFAKKWAN encoded by the coding sequence ATGCATTGGAACGGAAAAGATAGTAAAGTATTTCAAGCACAAAAAGAATTTATAGACACAGCAGTAATCCCACTTATACAGATTGATGGTTCTGATGAAGGATTCCAATTTGCTGCATCTGCAGCTGACTTCACGTTGTCATTAGCAAACGTAATTGAAAATCAATTCAAAGGAAGGATTGTTTTATTTCCTTCCTTCTCCTATACAAGAAGTCAGGACAAGCAGTCGGTATTTGAATCGTGGCAAGAAGAGCTAAACAAAGCCTCTTTCAAACACATCTTTTACGTTACTTCTGATAGAGAGTGGAGTACAATGGGAGAAGAACAAAATATTATTTGGATTCCGTCTGTTCCACTGGATTCCATGGACCAAAAAATGAGAAACTCAGTACTAGAAGATCAATTACGACAACTTATTCCGATTTTTGCGAAAAAATGGGCGAATTAG
- a CDS encoding ubiquinol-cytochrome c reductase iron-sulfur subunit gives MSNNKVSRRQFLSYTLTGVGGFMAAGMLMPMVRFAVDPVLQKKEGGDFVLTEKKIADITEVPERVDFTFEQVDAWYKSDITNAAWVYKEGDEIIALSPVCKHLGCTVNWEADPAHKNQFFCPCHAGRYEKNGKNVPKTPPLGPLDQYEVRENDGFLEIGKAIPNTLV, from the coding sequence ATGAGTAACAATAAAGTATCAAGACGTCAATTTTTAAGTTACACCTTAACTGGTGTTGGCGGATTTATGGCAGCTGGAATGCTAATGCCAATGGTACGATTTGCAGTTGATCCTGTATTGCAGAAAAAAGAAGGCGGAGATTTCGTATTAACGGAGAAGAAAATTGCCGATATAACGGAAGTTCCAGAACGTGTTGACTTCACTTTTGAACAAGTGGACGCATGGTACAAGTCTGATATTACCAATGCTGCTTGGGTATACAAAGAAGGCGATGAAATTATCGCACTTTCTCCAGTATGTAAGCATCTAGGTTGTACAGTAAACTGGGAAGCTGACCCAGCTCACAAAAATCAATTCTTCTGTCCATGTCACGCGGGTCGTTACGAGAAAAACGGTAAAAATGTTCCAAAAACACCACCTCTAGGTCCGTTGGATCAATATGAAGTTCGTGAAAATGACGGGTTCTTAGAAATTGGGAAAGCTATTCCTAACACATTAGTTTAA
- the qcrB gene encoding menaquinol-cytochrome c reductase cytochrome b subunit, which translates to MLNKIYDWVDERLDITPIWRDIADHEVPEHVNPAHHFSAFVYCFGGLTFFITVIQILSGMFLTMYYVPDIENAWESVYYLQNEVAFGEIVRGMHHWGASLVIVMMFLHTLRVFFTGSYKKPRELNWMVGVLIFAVMLGLGFTGYLLPWDMKALFATKVGIEIAASVPFIGGMIKTLLAGDETIIGAQTLTRFFAIHVFFLPAALFGLLAAHFIMIRRQGISGPL; encoded by the coding sequence GTGCTTAATAAAATCTATGATTGGGTGGATGAACGTCTAGATATTACTCCTATATGGCGTGATATTGCAGACCATGAAGTACCAGAACACGTAAACCCTGCACATCATTTCTCAGCATTTGTATACTGTTTCGGAGGATTAACGTTCTTCATCACAGTAATTCAAATACTTTCAGGTATGTTCTTAACTATGTATTATGTACCTGATATTGAAAATGCATGGGAATCTGTATACTATCTTCAAAATGAAGTAGCATTCGGTGAAATCGTGCGTGGGATGCATCACTGGGGAGCATCGCTTGTAATTGTTATGATGTTCTTACATACATTACGTGTATTCTTTACTGGTTCTTATAAAAAACCTCGTGAACTAAACTGGATGGTCGGAGTATTAATCTTCGCTGTTATGTTAGGTTTAGGATTTACAGGTTACCTACTTCCTTGGGACATGAAAGCATTGTTCGCAACAAAAGTAGGTATTGAAATTGCAGCATCAGTTCCATTTATAGGTGGAATGATTAAAACACTTTTAGCTGGTGATGAAACTATCATCGGTGCACAAACATTAACAAGATTCTTTGCGATTCATGTGTTCTTCTTGCCAGCTGCTTTATTTGGATTACTTGCAGCTCACTTTATCATGATTCGTCGTCAAGGTATTTCTGGACCACTTTAA